Sequence from the Clostridium botulinum genome:
ATATAGAGGAAATAATCAGTTTAAGGGTATTGATTTAGAATATGTTTTAAGTTATTTTAATGGGATTAGATGTTATGTTAGAAGCGATAGTAATGGTATTTGGTTAGAAACTCAAGTTTTACCAATGAGTAAATGTCAAGAATTAAAAGTTAAATTAGGTAATTGGTTTTATACAATAAAGTAAATTAGATTAAGTATATATTTCAACTAAAGGATATATGATTATAAAAGATATTATCTTTTAGTTGAAATTTTAATAAAATATGGTAAAATAATGTGATTGTAAAATTAAAAATATGTAAAGTAAAATTTGATTTAGGAGAAATATACTATGAAAGAACAATGGTATGAGAAAGCTTGGGCTACAATTTTGTTTTTATTTATTTTTTATCCAGTAGGATTATATTTAATGTGGAAATATAGGAGTATAAATAAAATTGCAAAAATATTGATTACAATGTTTGTAATTTGTTTGTCATCTACATTTGTTAGCTAAAATTAAAATTTTTTATATGAACCTAAAGCATAAATTCACTTCTTAAAATACTATAGATATAATCATCATAAAACACTTCATTTAATTCATGATGTTCACGTAAAATTCCATCTAATTTGAATTTGTTTAGTTTTAATAATGAATTAGAATCACTATTAAAACTTGCAGTTTGAGCATAAACTTTATTCATATTTAATTTTCTAAACAATAGATTTAGTATAATTTTAATGGCTTCATTCATATAACCATTTTTTCTAAATTTAGGTATTAAATAATATCCAATCTCTAAACTCTTATTTCTATAATTATAATCAAATAATGTTATCTTACCTAATAGTTCGTTATTATTAATATTATATAAACCTAATATGTAGGTGTTATCAGAAATTAATAAAGATTTGTATAGTTCTATCGTTTCATTTATAGTTTTATTTAGAATAGGCCTACAAGTCACTTTTTCTTCAATTTCTTTATTACTCCAGCTATATATATAAATCAATTCATCTAAAGTAATCTCATTAACATATATTTTTGAACTATTTATAGGTATATTAATGTTAATTGATTTCTTAAAATTATCTTTACTCACTTTTAAGTTTCCTTTCTTATACAAATAGTAATATTGCTCACTATTAAATAAACATAATTACTTAGTTAATTTTATGATTTTTCATATAGTAACTTTCTATATGTATGGTTATGTAAGCTGTAGAAAAGGTGAAAGTGTAATTTGCTACAATAAATTATACTACATTTTATGGAAAATATACAAAAAAATACTTAATTAGCATTTATAATTACTTATTTTATCGAATAAACTTTATTACGAATATTGCTAAATACGAGGATATTATTAATAAATATTTCGGCAATTTAACTATTTTGTAATATTTATACAAACATATGTGGTAAAATTTTATATATAATATTATACCCCTTAAAATAAGGAGGAACTATGAATAAGAAAATTAAAAAGAAACCAACAAGAAAAAAGACGAGATGTGACAAAAAAAAGAAAACATCATTATTAATATTCATGGGAGCAATTTATATTATTGCTTTTTTAATAGTAACAACGCCATTTGTATTAATTTATGGACCATATGATAAAATTAAGAAAACTTTTATAACAACAGTTTTAGCAACTCGTCATGCATATTTAGTAAATGATTTTATACCTCAACAAACACTAGATAAGATTTTAGGAAAAAATGAACTTGAAGAGGATAGTGTTCCAGCAAATACATCAATAGATTTAAACAAAATAGATGTTAAAAATAATTCAGGAAATAAAGTAACTAAATATGATATACATACTGATAGATATGATGGTTATATGCTAGAAATAGAAAATCCACATAAAGTTAAAGTAGCAATGACAAAGTATTTAGGAAAATTAGGACAAAAAACCAGTGAAATGGCAGAAGAACATAATGCAATAGCAGCTATAAATGGAGGATCATTTGTAGATAAGTCTTCAGATGGAATAACTTATGCAGGAACAGGTGGGCAACCAGGTGGATTTGTAATATCAAGTGGAAAGGTTGTATATCCAATAGGAAAATGTAATGAACATTCTGTTGAAAATGTAATTGCATTTACTAAAAAAGGTCAATTGATTGTTGGGAATCATACACTTGCTGAGTTAAAAAAACTTGATGTACAAGAAGCAATGTGTTTTAGAGAACCTAATGTAATAATAAATGGCATTAGGCAACATAAAAAAGAAGATTATATAGATGGAATTAATCCTAGGACAGCAGTTGGACAAAAAGAAGATGGAACAGTACTATTTCTAGCTTTGGATGGTAGAAAGTTATCTAAACCAGGAGCTACAATATATGAAGTTCAAGAAATAATGAGAAGCAGAGGGGCTATAAATGCAGGTATGTTAGATGGGGGATATTCAACTACGATGTATTATAAAGGTGATGTAATTAATTCTCCTAATGCTTGGGATGGAGAAAGAAGTGTTGCTACAGCATTTTATGTTGAACAGTAAGTTAGGAGATGAAATATTATGAAAATTTTAAAGAATGTACTAGTATTTAGCTTTATAGCTTTGCTAATTCAACAAGGAATATTCTTATATATTGAAAATATATATTTATCATCAAATATGGATATTAAAATAGAAAAATCTGATGATAGTGAAGTTCGTAAAAATGAACAAAAAGAGGTTGAATTAAAAGAAGATGTAGATGATTTAAAAGTATCTTCTAATGGTAGATATATTGCAGGACTTCAAAATGGAAGATTGAAAGTATTAGATAGTGATGAAAATAAATATAAAGATATTAAAAATAATGTTAATAGTAATATTGTATTTTACAAATGGATTACAAATTCAGATCGTATAATTGCTATACAAAAAATAAAAGAAAAAGGAAGAAATTATTTTGAGCCAATAGCATTTAATGCTAAAAATGGAGAACAAATTGAACTTGCAGACTTTGATTTAAATAAATTA
This genomic interval carries:
- a CDS encoding GNAT family N-acetyltransferase — its product is MSKDNFKKSININIPINSSKIYVNEITLDELIYIYSWSNKEIEEKVTCRPILNKTINETIELYKSLLISDNTYILGLYNINNNELLGKITLFDYNYRNKSLEIGYYLIPKFRKNGYMNEAIKIILNLLFRKLNMNKVYAQTASFNSDSNSLLKLNKFKLDGILREHHELNEVFYDDYIYSILRSEFML
- a CDS encoding phosphodiester glycosidase family protein; its protein translation is MNKKIKKKPTRKKTRCDKKKKTSLLIFMGAIYIIAFLIVTTPFVLIYGPYDKIKKTFITTVLATRHAYLVNDFIPQQTLDKILGKNELEEDSVPANTSIDLNKIDVKNNSGNKVTKYDIHTDRYDGYMLEIENPHKVKVAMTKYLGKLGQKTSEMAEEHNAIAAINGGSFVDKSSDGITYAGTGGQPGGFVISSGKVVYPIGKCNEHSVENVIAFTKKGQLIVGNHTLAELKKLDVQEAMCFREPNVIINGIRQHKKEDYIDGINPRTAVGQKEDGTVLFLALDGRKLSKPGATIYEVQEIMRSRGAINAGMLDGGYSTTMYYKGDVINSPNAWDGERSVATAFYVEQ